The following are encoded together in the Mugil cephalus isolate CIBA_MC_2020 chromosome 18, CIBA_Mcephalus_1.1, whole genome shotgun sequence genome:
- the LOC124995726 gene encoding Golgi reassembly-stacking protein 1-like — MGLPQSSFLSDGETNSGYHVHGVQQDSPAMKAGLEPFFDFILSIGNTRLNKESDLLKDLLKANMEKAVKLEVYNSKTQRVRELEVTPSNMWGGQGLLGASVRFCSFEGASENVWHVLDVEPNSPAALAGLNAHIDFIVGADQVLQDSEDFFSLIEVSEGKPLKLLVYNTQTEQCREVVVTPNGAWGGEGSLGCGIGYGYLHRIPTRPAQPDAQDKNQSMVTGGSEEPADRSEVPSIPEPSSETSWNQAEGVVSPTQQAAHQNISSIAEGMTLNLSDVVSPNDEGHSSMYANYGDDSGDRFSLENSSVDQMPSSPEGEGEPDVQEAQQTYGTDLTTNTSPKVEAADEVAVLQVTTENLSVTSVPEMQDTKSETSAHIIEEETAEMAEMAEPAAPLS; from the exons ATGGGGTTGCCGCAGAGCTCGTTTTTGTCGGACGGGGAAACTAATAGTGGATATCACGTCCATGGG GTTCAGCAGGACTCCCCCGCCATGAAGGCCGGCCTGGAGCCCTTCTTTGACTTCATTCTCTCTATAGGAAACACCCGACTC AATAAAGAAAGCGACTTGCTGAAAGACCTGCTGAAGGCCAATATGGAAAAGGCGGTGAAACTCGAAGTGTACAACTCTAAAACCCAGCGGGTGAGGGAGCTGGAGGTGACGCCCAGTAACATGTGGGGGGGCCAGGGTTTGCTGGGCGCGAGCGTCCGCTTCTGCAGCTTTGAAGGAGCCAGTGAGAACGTGTGGCACGTCCTG GACGTGGAACCAAATTCTCCTGCAGCGCTGGCCGGCCTTAATGCGCACATTGACTTTATCGTTGGTGCTGACCAGGTGTTGCAAGAT TCTGAGgatttcttttctctgattGAAGTCAGTGAGGGGAAACCTCTGAAGCTGCTGGTGTATAACACACAGACTGAGCAGTGCAGAGAGGTAGTGGTCACTCCCAATGGAGCGTGGGGTGGAGAGGGAAG CTTAGGCTGCGGTATCGGCTATGGCTACCTGCACAGGATTCCCACTCGTCCGGCTCAGCCCGACGCCCAGGACAAGAATCAATCAATGGTTACTGGCGGCAGTGAAGAGCCAGCTGACCGCTCTGAA GTGCCTTCAATACCCGAGCCTTCTAGTGAGACGAGTTGGAATCAAGCCGAAGGTGTAGTCTCACCCACACAGCAGGCCGCACACCAAA ATATTTCCAGCATCGCCGAAGGGATGACTTTAAATCTGTCGGACGTGGTTTCCCCTAATGACGAGGGCCACAGCTCCATGTACGCTAATTACGGAGACGACTCGGGTGATCGGTTCAGCCTCG AAAATTCATCTGTCGACCAAATGCCTTCGTCTCCAGAGGGCGAAGGAGAACCGGACGTCCAGGAAGCCCAGCAGACTTACGGCACAGACCTGACCACAAATACCTCTCCAAAAGTAGAGGCTGCAGATGAAGTTGCTGTCCTCCAAGTCACCACGGAGAACCTTAGTGTCACAAGTGTCCCAGAGATGCAAGATACTAAATCAGAGACCTCAGCCCATATTATAGAGGAGGAGACGGCGGAGATGGCGGAGATGGCGGAGCCCGCTGCACCTCTCAGTTAG
- the LOC124995531 gene encoding elastase-1-like, whose protein sequence is MIWFVAFLSCIGLTCAEVPFNYNVHNQRVIGGHDATPNTWKWQASLQYDSYNDGSFYHICGGSIVDSFHIMTAAHCILSMDASLYRVVVGEYNLYEYDGSEQFVRVETIVVHPGWTGDLGNGNDIALLKLANPVYDNGYVAIANLPYPEQMLPHGFTCYITGWGLMDYSGGVPAVLQVAPIAVVEHSVCSQPNWWGSLALRRMVCAGGDGVTSGCQGDSGGPLSCFIDGAWRVHGVVSYGPAGMCNQESKPTVFTRVSYFQDWMYSVIQSL, encoded by the exons ATGATCTGGTTTGTGGCTTTTCTGTCCTGCATTG GGCTGACTTGCGCTGAAGTGCCCTTCAACTATAATGTGCACAATCAGAGAGTTATAGGAGGCCATGACGCTACACCCAATACATGGAAATGGCAG GCGTCTCTGCAGTATGACTCATACAATGATGGTTCATTCTACCACATCTGTGGAGGCTCTATTGTTGATAGTTTCCACATCATGACAGCAGCTCACTGTATCCTCAG CATGGATGCTAGTCTGTACCGGGTGGTGGTGGGTGAGTATAACCTGTATGAGTATGACGGCAGTGAGCAGTTCGTCCGTGTGGAGACAATTGTTGTCCACCCTGGCTGGACTGGTGACCTTGGCAACGG AAATGATATTGCTCTTTTGAAATTGGCCAATCCCGTGTATGACAACGGTTACGTGGCAATAGCTAACCTCCCCTACCCGGAACAGATGCTTCCTCATGGCTTCACCTGTTACATCACCGGTTGGGGATTAATGGATT ACTCAGGGGGCGTTCCTGCCGTCCTGCAGGTGGCTCCCATCGCTGTGGTGGAGCATTCGGTCTGCTCCCAGCCTAACTGGTGGGGCAGCCTCGCTCTGAGACGCATGGTGTGTGCTGGGGGGGATGGAGTCACATCCGGCTGCCAG GGTGACTCTGGAGGTCCTTTGAGCTGCTTTATTGATGGAGCTTGGAGAGTCCACGGTGTGGTCAGTTACGGTCCAGCCGGCATGTGCAACCAAGAGTCCAAACCCACTGTCTTCACCAGGGTGTCTTACTTCCAAGACTGGATGTACTCA GTCATCCAGAGTCTatag
- the csrnp1b gene encoding cysteine/serine-rich nuclear protein 1b, with translation MVVVFFFIYIHIPIYSCHLDYYFHRFPHRLFTRRYLVPNGDRILELVIVRTDAMSGLLKRKFEEVDEDPCYSSPSPSSLSSACSGWDSEGESCYSDTLDSTPSNPGSPATHFNTTSILKKSKRARRGNVTFDQVTVFFFPRCQGFTSVPSRGGCTLGMMQRHSALRTYTLAEFAVEQRLLRREKLLNRLREEKLEALKLKLTKNGTQESEEAEQLTVDDIPEQDIDISGANLDEGSFLQPYPSKRRYALLRAAGVKKIDKEEKRQLHELRLSRENCGCDCQGFCEPETCSCSLAGIKCQMDHSSFPCGCTKDGCGNTEGRIEFNSTRVQTHYIHTIMKLELEKRLEEQSSTEEEEEKATGAAPLPAVPSFPFSSELAAGGENSCSSDMTDLSDSSGQSEDSEAGGSPCAHRTQLDVDEKGLSRILCFSDTENCSRSSRDGGDKNNTDARCPDQQQEQQLPSTEAFGSFSMVDFADENDNIDAALLGDHTDNRATAISELLDENANQGNALFHSSSVPHTPSPTVDRSASYNMDLSLSSESDLEFFDGFPCLGPSSLYNSLKEYEHMDNFFQFQLPSYPSFPAASDPGTCLLESLIGLSESVPEPPATFTDNQLLEEAMKLSVMESVKV, from the exons atggttgttgtttttttttttatatatatacatatacctATATATTCGTGCCATTTGGATTACTACTTCCACCGTTTCCCTCATCGACTGTTCACCCGACGCTATTTGGTCCCTAATGGTGATCGGATACTTGAATTGGTG ATTGTACGCACTGACGCCATGAGTGGGCTTCTCAAGAGGAAGTTTGAGGAGGTGGACGAGGACCCATGCTACTCCTCGCCCTCGCCCTCGTCCCTCTCCTCCGCCTGCTCGGGCTGGGACTCGGAGGGGGAGAGCTGCTACTCGGACACCCTGGATTCCACCCCCAGCAACCCCGGCTCCCCGGCAACGCATTTCAACA CAACGTCCATCCTTAAGAAATCAAAGAGAGCGCGACGGGGCAACGTGACGTTCGACCAGGTGACGGTGTTCTTCTTCCCCCGGTGCCAGGGCTTCACCAGCGTTCCCAGCCGAGGCGGCTGCACCCTGGGCATGATGCAGCGCCACAGTGCCCTGCGCACGTACACCCTCGCGGAGTTCGCCGTGGAGCAGCGTCTCCTGCGCCGGGAAAAACTCCTCAACAGACTCAGGGAAGAGAAGCTGGAAGCTCTCAAACTGAAG CTGACAAAGAACGGGACCCAGGAGAGCGAGGAGGCCGAGCAGCTGACGGTGGACGACATCCCAGAGCAGGACATCGACATCAGCGGCGCGAACCTGGACGAGGGCTCCTTCCTGCAGCCGTACCCGTCTAAGCGGCGCTACGCGCTGCTCCGGGCGGCTGGTGTGAAGAAGATCgacaaggaggagaagaggcagcTGCACGAGCTGAGGCTCTCCAGGGAGAATTGTGGTTGCGACTGCCAGGGCTTCTGCGAGCCCGAGACGTGTAGCTGCAGCCTGGCTGGCATCAAATGTCAG ATGGACCATTCCTCTTTCCCGTGCGGCTGCACCAAGGACGGCTGCGGAAACACGGAGGGTCGCATAGAGTTCAACTCCACCAGGGTACAGACGCATTACATCCACACTATCatgaagctggagctggagaagaggctggaggagcagtcgagcacggaggaggaggaggagaaagcgaCAGGTGCCGCCCCGCTACCAGCAGTGCCCTCGTTCCCCTTCAGCTCGGAGCTGGCGGCGGGCGGAGAGAACAGTTGCAGCAGCGACATGACGGACTTATCGGACTCCTCGGGTCAGAGCGAGGACTCGGAGGCTGGCGGGAGCCCGTGCGCGCACCGCACCCAGCTGGACGTCGACGAGAAAGGCCTGAGCCGCATCCTCTGCTTCAGCGACACGGAGAACTGCTCGAGGAGTAGCAGGGACGGCGGGGATAAGAACAACACGGACGCTCGGTGCCCAgatcagcagcaggagcagcagctgccGTCCACGGAGGCGTTCGGCAGCTTTAGCATGGTGGACTTCGCCGACGAGAACGACAACATAGACGCCGCGCTGTTGGGCGATCACACGGACAATCGAGCGACGGCCATTTCGGAACTTTTGGACGAGAACGCCAACCAGGGAAACGCCCTTTTCCACAGCAGTAGCGTGCCGCACACGCCCTCCCCCACCGTCGACCGCTCCGCGAGCTACAACATGGACCTGAGCCTCTCCTCAGAGTCAGACCTGGAGTTCTTCGACGGTTTCCCCTGCTTGGGGCCCAGCTCACTCTACAACTCCCTCAAGGAGTACGAGCACATGGACAACTTTTTTCAATTTCAGTTGCCTAGTTACCCCAGTTTCCCCGCAGCTAGTGACCCTGGGACCTGCCTTCTAGAGTCACTGATCGGCCTTTCAGAGTCCGTCCCAGAGCCCCCTGCCACATTTACAGACAATCAGCTGTTGGAGGAAGCCATGAAGTTGTCTGTGATGGAGTCTGTGAAAGTTTGA